DNA sequence from the Leptospirillum ferrooxidans C2-3 genome:
GCCATCAAAAGATGTAGTTTCCACCGTTTTTGATTTTTTCTTCCTTGCCCGGGGGCCTTGATCCCCCGGGTTTTTTTTGACCTCCTTGTTTTTCCATATTCTTTTTACTTGTCTCTTTCCGCGATCCACAACAATTGGTGTAGGGGGTATCCGAGCGATTGATTTATTGTTGCAATGATTCCATTAGTGTTGTACCATAGAATTATGGACAGAATACATGCTACCCAGATTTTTGAATCTCTTTCTTCCGGCATACGTCTGGATATTTATCGTCTTCTGGTCAAGGAAGGGTCAGGCGGGATTGTCTCCGGCCAGATTGCGCAGCTGCTTGAGCTTCCTGCAAACAATGTCTCTTTTCATTTAAAGGCCATGACCCAGGCAGGGCTTTTGACGGTGGTTCAGGAGGGCCGTTTCCAGCGTTATCGGGCGAATATCCCTGTGATGCTGGACCTGATCTCTTACCTGACGGAAGAATGTTGTGCGGGAAACCCCGATGAGTGCGCTTCCTTCCGGGAAGAAGCCAAGGGCAATCTCTCCTGTCTTCCTCCTCTTCCGGCTGGGAATCCATCAAACGGGAGTTTTTCGTGAAGATCCTCTTTCTCTGCACGGGGAACTCCTGTCGTTCCATTCTGGCCGAAGCGACATTCAATGCGCTTTTTCCCGAGACGATCCGGGCAATGAGCGCCGGAAGCCATCCGGCTGGTTACGTCCACCCCAAAACCATCGCCTTGTTGAAAAAGAAGTCAATCCCTGTCGATGGTCTATATAGCAAATCCTGGGAAGAGCTCCGAGAGGTTCCCGATGTTGTGATCACTGTGTGTGATGACGCATCGGGGGAGGCCTGTCCTCTTTACCTGGAAAAAGCCCTTCGCTCCCATTGGGGTGTTTTTGATCCTGCGAAAGTGGTGGGTGATGAGAGATTTGTGGAGGCCGAATTTGAAAGGGCTTACCGCATCCTGCGTTTCCGGATCGAGGCTCTTCTTTCCTTTTTCCATTCGGGACAAATGGGTTCGCCAGTTCTTTTGAAAAAAGAGCTGGATCGTATCGGGACCCTGATGCCCTGATTCTGGGGGGTCCTCAAATGAGGGAGACTGGTTTTTCCTCGTGTTTAATAATTCAATATTCATTGGAGAGTTGAAATGAAAAAGATTGAAGTTTTTGATCCTGCCCTTTGTTGTTCCACAGGTGTCTGCGGTCCTGAAGTTGATACGGCCCTTGTCGGATTTGCTGCTGATGTCGATAGTCTGAAGCGCAGTGGTGGCAATATCGTCAGGCGGAATCTTGCTCAGGATCCGTTGGCTTTTGCCGAGAATCCTCTGGTCAAGGGTCTTCTTGCCCGTTCCGGACAAAGCGCCCTTCCGGTCATTCTTGTTGAAGACGAGATCGCCCTTGCCGGGAGATATCCAACCCGGTCCGAGCTGTTTTTGTTTGCCGGATTGACTGAGTCTTCGGATCCTGTGAGCAAACAGGGTGCTTCAAAAGGTTGTTGCGATGACAGTGGCTGCTGTTGAGATGTCTTTGGCCCCACTAGGGATCTGTAAAACAGTCAGGAGCAAAACATGATGAAGTTTCTGGAACATCCGCCTGCCGTTTTTTTCTTCACGGGAAAAGGGGGTGTCGGCAAAACTTCCCTTTCTTGTGCAACGGCCGTTTATCTGGCCGGACTTGGCAAGAGGGTTCTTCTTGTGAGCACCGATCCCGCGTCGAACATCGGACAGGTTTTCGGTCAGAAAATCGGCAACCGGATCACAGCCCTGACGGACGTGGATGGGCTCTTCGCGCTTGAGATCGATCCGGTTGATTCTGCAAGGAAGGTTCGGGAACGGGTGGTCGGACCGGTGAGGGGAGTTTTGCCTGATGATGTAGTGCGTGCCATCGAGGAACAGCTATCCGGGGCCTGTACGGTGGAAATTGCGGCTTTTGGGGAATTTACGGAACTTTTGACCGACGGGAAGGTTCTGTCTGATTTCGACCATATCTTGTTCGACACGGCACCGACTGGGCATACAATCCGTCTTTTGAGCCTTCCTGGCGCATGGAGCCATTTTATCAGTGATAACCCCCAGGGGGCTTCCTGTCTTGGTCCCCTGTCCGGTCTGGAACAGCAGAAAGGTCAA
Encoded proteins:
- the arsD gene encoding arsenite efflux transporter metallochaperone ArsD, which codes for MKKIEVFDPALCCSTGVCGPEVDTALVGFAADVDSLKRSGGNIVRRNLAQDPLAFAENPLVKGLLARSGQSALPVILVEDEIALAGRYPTRSELFLFAGLTESSDPVSKQGASKGCCDDSGCC
- a CDS encoding ArsR/SmtB family transcription factor, giving the protein MDRIHATQIFESLSSGIRLDIYRLLVKEGSGGIVSGQIAQLLELPANNVSFHLKAMTQAGLLTVVQEGRFQRYRANIPVMLDLISYLTEECCAGNPDECASFREEAKGNLSCLPPLPAGNPSNGSFS
- a CDS encoding arsenate reductase ArsC produces the protein MKILFLCTGNSCRSILAEATFNALFPETIRAMSAGSHPAGYVHPKTIALLKKKSIPVDGLYSKSWEELREVPDVVITVCDDASGEACPLYLEKALRSHWGVFDPAKVVGDERFVEAEFERAYRILRFRIEALLSFFHSGQMGSPVLLKKELDRIGTLMP